A genomic segment from Acipenser ruthenus chromosome 5, fAciRut3.2 maternal haplotype, whole genome shotgun sequence encodes:
- the LOC117402258 gene encoding melanocortin-2 receptor accessory protein 2-like isoform X2 — MNSFAVDFRRSQESDKVLSRQVVEESRSLFHCYINEVEHLGTAKLDSKASGLKHSSLHTGETLGDNKLDEEMNLAKFNIPNFVSSEQSSTLGDDDLLLCEQPITLNNNADDSSASNPKTSSQNPQLRSQTPHGLF, encoded by the coding sequence ATGAATAGCTTTGCAGTGGATTTCCGTCGCTCCCAGGAGTCTGACAAAGTCCTCTCTCGTCAGGTAGTGGAGGAGTCCCGCTCACTGTTCCACTGTTACATCAATGAGGTGGAGCATTTGGGCACAGCCAAACTGGACAGCAAGGCTTCAGGCCTGAAACACAGCAGCCTTCACACTGGAGAAACACTGGGTGACAACAAACTCGACGAGGAAATGAACCTTGCAAAGTTCAACATCCCTAACTTTGTCAGTTCAGAGCAGAGTTCCACGCTGGGTGATGATGACTTACTGCTCTGTGAGCAGCCAATCACTTTGAACAATAATGCTGATGATTCATCCGCATCAAACCCTAAAACATCCTCACAAAATCCTCAGCTGAGAAGCCAGACCCCACACGGATTATTTTAA